AGCTCATACAGAACTGTTACTTTCGTTGCGTAACTAAGCATTGTTATCTCTTCCAATGGTTTCCGATCAGATTCAGTGACAGACTGTACATGGGCTTCCTCAGCTGTAGTGGCATCCTTTTCCTCCAGACGAGTAGTAAAGAGATCATTATCTTCAGATTCTGGCTCTGCCGTCTTTTCTGAGGTTTTCAACTTCTCCCGACAAGCATGCTCATATTCGCGTTGCTTCTCCTGCTTAGCCGCATAATCTCCATGACTACTTTCTAGACTCAAGGTCATAGCTATTATAGCATTTGCTAAAGCCAGTTCCTTCTCAGACGATTCTCGAGATTCATTGCTACTTTCCTCGGCTAGCAACCTTATAAACTGATGGAAAAAGTGATCATTTTCTCATTATCTTCATTAGGGctacaatttacaataaaacaCATAACATTCACCAATTCACATAGCAaacttgaattaaaataaaaaatcttaaaaaatgaataaaaaggaGAAGAGAACTAACAGCTCCAACATGATGACTAGCAGTTGCATACGTCACAGTCTCCTGCAGCCCATCCCACGCTCTGATATCAATTTCCaaatacctaaaataaaaaatccccaaaattcaTCTCCAGTTTTCTCACAATTCAATCGCGAGAGAGAATAGAGCAGTACTTGAAGATAGGACGAAGAAGACCGGAGGAATCGTGCGCCCAGAGCTGGGGATCATCGGCGACGGATTCGCAGCTACTGCCAGAGCTGATGCGTTCCTCCGACAAACAGGCAGAACCGTTGTCGGCGTCGTCGTCTGGCTGGGAGGGGAATCCCAATGGACGGCTCTGATGGATCTGCGCCTGGTGCAGGGATAGAGCAAAAAGCGCTGCGGCGGCGTATTTCTGCGTCGCCGTCAGTAGTGACGGTGATGACGACATCAATTTTCTTCAGCTCTTAATTCAGAGCAGGAAGAGGTGTAATTGCGTTTGAATTGTAAAGGAGAAGTGGATTGGTTGGGGCAATTCGTCGAATATCATGCGATCACACACTACTACCTTTCCGTTTCCTCTCCTTTCCATTTCCACAGTTGAAAAAAACGACGCGGTCAGGGACGACGTCGTAAAACGATTGACTACGACCCCTTTGCAAATGTCGgttacatactccctccgtcccacaaaaaatgttacactttttttttagtttgtcccataatcatatttttttttttggaaaaagttctctcacatgaatataaaaattatattttctctctctatttaacacacaaaacaaaacctcctaaaatctcatgccgtcccacaagtgtgacatcttttgtgggacggagggagtacaacgATTATTTTAGTCTTTTAGATGATAAGAAATGAtttgttatactccctccatacatgaaatattgtccaaatTAGGCTATGcgagattttaaaaaatatgaaaaaaagtgCATTGAAAAGGTTAGTAAAATGAGGatcccacatttatatattatgagtataaaaagttagtgaaaagtAGGATTCATTTAccagaaatagaaaaaaaaagcaaaatagaCAATTTTTCATGTGCAGAACAAAATGGCAAAGTTGAACAATATTTcacggacagagggagtagtagttgATTGCGGTTTATATCTTAAGGGCATTCACAATAAGGGCCTTAAATCCGGAGCCCATATGGAAGTCGACCCTGTTAGGATTAGTATACTAAAAAACATATTTCGAGCAAATTGCACGGATAGAAATGTTTGCttacaataaattttacaatccatttttaacccaaggcgagaagaagtaattttatcgcattgGTGTTTGTTTATGCATTAATAAACAAGGTGTTTCCCAAACATTTAAaagtataagaagcaaacaaatcTAATTGTGACAACGgcgggagtattaattaattaaagacaacggcgggagtattaattaattaaagtcaaatagcaaaacttaaattatttaatcgctatttatattttacgggaaataataaattaaaaaggtaaAGCTCGtattactcgtaatttgggattggataggcagtcaatattattatactccctccgtttcacaaaagatgtcacactttcatttttagtttgtcccacaaaagatgtcacatttccatttttggaaaaagttctctctctcacattaatataaaaattatattttctctctccatctaacacacaaaacaaaacctcctaaaatctcgtgtcatcccacaagtgtgacatcttttgtgggacggagggagtactatagtagatgataataatattatgttcGTTCTCTCCTCTCTCAGATTGGACGAGATTTTCAGTTCTCTCCTGAACTGAAATTCTGTATTCTTTTCTAATCAAGTCATTTTCGATTCTGACAAGTTTTTCTCACCCAAAAGTCATAATTTGAGTTCAGGATACATAttagaagattcgtggtcgagtATGGAGAACATCATGTGaagaaggcgcaagcaatcgacgattctttggagaatccgATCAGTAATTCTAAACCTAGGAAATTcatgttttaagttttaaacactaaaatgcaatatatatttgtagaagctataaatgaatttcggcagattgcattttttattgttgagttttgcattttagatattgactgtttaatttgcattttatatatagagggattgcatttatatttgtgaaagtgcaaaacttaacaatataaaatgcaatttatgtgaaaatggaaaactcaacactataaaatgcaatttacctacaactaaaatgcaatctgcggaaatgcatatacaactagattgcatttttagggaacatttttttaagtccacgaactttgccaaagtatcattttaggtccgtaaactttgaaaatatcattttaggtccatcaactacggattaatatcatttgaggtattttgaattttttttggacgaaaatgcccttaagACCTTCAAAGGTCAATTTGGACAATTCTTTCGCCAATCATCTTGCGTCAGAGACATAgaatccaacaatttttaacggcaaatttttatatttaaattcaatttagatGTTAATTGATCTCCATTTTGAAATTCATCTCCGAATGACAATCCAAATTAATAGCTatctaatttcaaaacaaataaactaaatagaaTTCACACATCACCTATAGTAAGTTATTAAAATGCAgtttagattgaaaaaataaaataaagtatcaaGTCCCAATTCActatcattaaataattagtcatctaataattgaaaaactaacacatattttttacggaaaattttaataatatttaaattcaatttggatggtaactaaattaaatagtagtaaaaaaattgttggactCTAGGTCTTTGACGCAAGATGAGTAGCGAAAGAATTGTCCAAATTGCCCTTTGAAGGCcttaagggcattttcgtccggaaaaagttcaaaatacctcaaatgatattaacttgtagttcacggacctaaaatgatattttcaaagttcacggacctaaaatgatactttggcaaagttcgtggacctaAAAAGATGTTCTCTTGCACACTCACGATTCACAAGTGAAATGTAAACATGCAGCAACCACCACCTGATCAAGCTGAATGACAACCTATTCAAGTCGGACGGCTACTACCAATCGTTGGATGTAAACGAGAGACGAAAAGAGCGTTCAAGACCTTAACCCACAGTACTAAGTAACCTAGTAAAGGGaagtaagggtcgaatccctcAGAGATGGAGGCAGTTTGAGTTGGGAATGAGACATTTGGAAGGGTCGGTTGCGGCCACGCTTTAATTTTTGGGGGTTAAGACTAAACTAGGGTGAACTGATCAACTGAATGAAAATATCTTCTAAACTAAGGTCTCGACTGGATCAACTAGGCTAAAAGAGGAAAGGAATCAAAGGTACACGGGACCACTGACACATCCGCGCGCACACTCAGAAAAGCTGACAACGATGAAAAGGTGAAAGAGACGGTGATTTTAACTAACTACctcctatatatattctaAGCTACGGAAcagaaacataaataaattagaacaGGGCATCAGCATAAAACATAAGAACagagcaaaataaaacagatccATGGAAATTGCACTTAAACGAAAGCAGATCTAAGATAAGGAAAGTAAATCATGCAAACTAGCGAATGGAAATGTAAATCTACATACCGGAAAGTAGTAAAAGAGCAGATCCAAAACGAATAAAAGCGATCAACACTGAAAACACTAGATCTAACAAGGCTTGCATAAAAAACTCCATTTCATTCAAGATCtccggaaaaaaaaaaaaaaggaaacagaATTCTTGCACAAATTAAACAACGATAAGAAGGAAAACTAAGTAACaactaaaaggaaaacatgTTTAAACTACAGAACCACGAAAGCGATGAAAGATAACGAAAAGTAATTGTTTAAAATCCTCGAAAACTATACAAAGGCTAAGCTAGGATGACTTCTACGCGGATCTGGCCTAGTCTCCCTtaatgaggaagaagagatgaAAGCTTGATGGTGGAACGACGACTCCTCGACAGCTGACTACTTCTACTCCATAACTAGACTAAACTTGAGTGACTGAAGATGGTGAGTGATGAGCGACGTGGAATCCATGCGATCTTGCCATATTTATAGAGCGCATGTTGGGCCCAAATCCCTAGGGTAAGCCCATTTATCTTTGACAATTGTGCCCCTTCTAGAATGACATttgctctttctctctcctatgACTCAGCACTGCAGATGCATGACTCCACTGGATCAGTTCAGCAATTTCAACGGATCAACTTTGCTCTTTTTCATGCTATTTCCCCTCTTTTCCTGAGTTGATCTGGTTGATCCTGCACTCTCTAGTTCTTCGTTTTCTGGCTTCTGCACACTCAAATTTGTCATTCTTTTTGCATATTATTAGTCATGTTAGTGTAATAaactcaataaaaccatgcaTGTATCGAGGTCGATCAGtgtgttaattaaaatttattaatgttgttttatcatcattagtataatataataaaaacaacatatttttataatattaaagaatttaacATAGGTGATACCTGGTAATATTTGTTAAAACATGCATATGTACATTGAATTTCTAAAACTTTTCGAACAATGAATCTTTTGAAAGTGTGTTTGTTTTGGTCGAACAATATATACAAGTTGTTCTAATTAACATATGTGTATGTGTTGCTTTAGTTCTtgaacttatttaattttacatttgtaATGATCTCATAAGGataatatacatttttatatttaaagtgCATaagataatagtattattttcattatttctcatttatgttaatttattaaGAATGTGTAACTAGTACGTGAAAATTATTTGCCCCGTGGTATAACACTAGTTAAAGCCAATATCCACACactcaactttatttatataacaaattcttcaattaaaatgagagAGGACACTTCTATCTCCAAAAATCACACGCTACGTCCATTAATATCGCAGgtgattataaataattaaagtaaaaacattttgaacaaaattgagagaaaaagtagaaaatacaCTTGCGATCGCAGAACACCAAAGAACCGCCACCAAAGCAAATAAACCATACATCTTCCTCCTCATTCTCAACCTTCAGCCGCTTAGGCGGCGGAGGATTAGCCCTCTCCTCCGCTTCTCTCCACCGATCGTCGGAGCTGGAGCAGCGACATCCACCGCCAGAACCAGCTGACGCGCCGCCGAGGCATAATTTGGTTAATtagattcataattaaattattaatttaaagaaacaCGTTTGACTGTTAAATTTAacgaaaatattaattttagatcaaaatatattgttaGAGACCAAACAATAACGCACTTAATTTATGAgaccaaatattttttaatggaaaataTAAGGAATCAAATTTCGACACTAGccttttgattttgtgatgGATACTTCTGCATAGTAATTCTTACAATTCAATAATGCAGAAAAATGATTACTGAAAGTTTATGAGACGCCACATTGTTACTCAATTACTAGGTATCATGTACTTGCTATTTCGACATTAGCCTTTTAGATTAAATATACAATCCAACATGATGTTATAAGctattagtactatttattaactTTTGTTCTAATATCAGATCTTAATcggattaattttttttaatctatctTAGAGTGTTATAAATCCAAACATCATTCAATATTCAAAGAAGTAAATATGCATAACGATTTTATATGGTGTAAATGGTATGGTAGTATCCAATGATATAATCTATCTTTAAATAACACTCCTAGGGTAAATTAGTCAAAGTAAGAATTATACTTATATCATAGAGACATAGGGATATTATGGCATAGAGATGTTATGactctaaatcactactcttGTTAATGGAGAAATACATTTTCAGTTCATAGCTATTAGTTATACTAGTGTTggcacccgtgctatgcacgggcgAAAGATTTTTTGGTTAAAGGatacaaattataaacaattaaaaaaaattatcattatatacactttataaaaagaaaaaagaaaaaatgataaacaattaaacaaaattatcattatatacactatataaaaaaaataggaagaaTGATACTCTAGTTGTAATCTACACAGAATGATATCCTAttcgaaataaaatttaatatgagTACATCTGTAATTTGTGAGAAGAATACTCACACAAAAATAATCCTTatgtcccaagatattagactcgTATATTATTTGGGGGTGTCCCAACATACTTGAgctatttctatttatggtaaaaagttACTTTATTATCAACTCCACTTACACCACTAAACAACACCTCCTAAATTCttgtgcaaaaaaaaaaaatgagtctaatatcttaggacggagggagtacatttttataaatagaaacaaaacTTAGAAACAAACAATGAATGAAAAGTTCATACGTTTTGAACTCATTTCTAAACAACATTAATGTTGTACATGACTAAACACAGGTTTCTGAAAAACAACCAACATGAGAAAGCGATTAACCTTGACATTTATTAATGGGCATTACGTACGACACAACCAAAGAAGGAAACTGTAGttgttaaaatttgaatgacaaatttaattagatgGTATTAAACTCACTTAGAAGAATCTAACACTTTACTACCAATATTATGGCCACCCAAAGCTTTCCATCCAAAACATAGTCACCTAGTGTAATTATCCATCAGTGTCATTACACTAATATTCGGGGATACAAAATATATGTCATGGTTGAAAATGcatatttgatatttaaaatatgcaaaattcttttaaatgactaatatatttcttttgttcatAGAAAGACAGTTGTCTATCATTCTATTCCATGTTAAcaatatcatttattttattttttatccttttttttgggttttctctctctccttatCTATCTTATGACAAATAAGCTTTTACACAAACAtaatacttttttcttaacttcctctctctctctcttcacctaaattatattagttcattatgaaatcttgataaaatataccTAAATTACATTagttcatattaaaattttgataaaataatgctCCCTAATTTTGATGATCTTGAAAAAATGGTGCTacccttttcaatttttagctATTTAGTTCTTTAGTTATAATTTAGTTTGTAATTTGATCATATGTCTCTTATTTATGCTTTGTCCAGTTTAATTGTACCATATTAAAAACGGTTATGTTAGATTAATGTCTCAATGTAAAACTTGTTCcccaaatatttttcttttctattaaagagtataaaaattaaaatgttccCCAAATACTTCAAACTATAAAGCATCaaaaattttggaagaaataaatgaatagGACTCAATTTTTGAAtgtgataatttaataaagtcgaaactatatactccctccgtcccaagcaagatgattttaatatactaaagggttatttaataaattagttatataattaaaataaatttaattttaaaaatacttattATAGAAagtccaaaaaattaaaagtcaaaattagAACCTATAATTTAAGACATGGAGTAATAACCAAACAAAACACTCAAATTGAActctatttaataaaaaaagaacatCAAATTAGTAGTATCTACTActattaaactttaaaataacaaaatacatTTACAGCTTAAAATAATACCCAAGTActattatacaaaataaataacataaagtccaaaaatattataaataaattaatatacccTCAAACCCTAAAAGTAGCCAGCCGCCTTTTTTCTCtaccaaattataaaaacattAGTGTAAATTACTTCTTTTTCCAATCAATCCTTTGTGTGGATGCCATCTGGTAGCGGCAAAGGGGACAAGATTGACTCTTCCGCATCCAAAGCACGATGCACTTGGGGTGAAACAAATGCTTACACTGCATCAGCAACGCCACATCATCGGTCTTGATCTTCTCTAAGCATATGCAGCAACAACAGCCCCTCTTTCTCTCCTCCTCAACGTAAACCCTCAAGCCATGATACTGTCTACTCCCAACCATATGCACGTAATAGTACGTGACACATATCCTCAAATCCACGTTAAATTCGGCGTGCTTGGGTGGGGTCTCGATAGCTCGGGTCACCTTGTCCCATACGCACTTGATCGAGTTGCTACTTATGCGCTCGTAGCCTCCGAAGACGGCCTGGTTGAGCTTGTCGCCTTGGAGATGACCGCGGATGACTGTCCTAACCTCGTCTTGTATGGCATCATAGGACAAGTTTTGTCGGACGATGAGGTGGGCGGTGGCGGCGGGACTGGTGGCCTCGGAGGATAGGAAGGGAAGATGGCGTAGGGCGGTTCCGGAATCTTGGTTTATAAGATAGGTAGACCTTTTGGTGTGAAAGTAAATGTTTATTTTCAGACTCAGATGAGGGAATTTAGTTGGACGTAATCGATGTTTCCTTACCTCGAATCTTACCGAACGTTCATATATGCCGTTCGTTCGCATTTTTTTTGCTCTCGAGATTGCTTTGGAACTGTATATAGATGAACATAGCGATTTGTTATAACTATACCTATATCTATTAGGCATAGGAGTAGTCTTGTTTTGTAAACTGAATCCGGGAGTATATATCTATCTAAggtaatcaaattttttttattttgtactatttaAAAGCCCAATGGGCTGTGATATAAAATTGTACACGATTTCTAAAGactaattcaattttcttaattactagtactgTAGTTTTGCGAGTAAACCAAGGAtggaaaagtagaaaatggaTATATAACTAAAAGTGAGACAGGATGAGAATCAGTTATTGATGTGAGATATCTTGACTTgatcaacaataaaaaaggagtttttctagtttaggTAGTAGGCTATGCACTGTTGAGattgatgttttgttttctaagGGAAGTGTGTTTCTTCATATTCgtgcaaatttcaataattgaaTCAGTGGAGAAGATATAGGTGGACAATGTAACACATTTGATTTGAATACAGTGACAAAATTCATTGCACCTATTAAAAGATGTTGTACAATATCGATAATGTCATTGAGCAATTCAAGATAATGAAAGGTAATATCCATCAGATTAATCAATGGGACTGAGCTTGTGAGAAACTTGCTTACTCCTAATGTAAATTCGAAGTTCAGTTATTAATCTTGTGTTGTGATGCACAGGAAGGCCCGAGATTCTAGGGCTGCCCCGTTTCATATTTGATCACCCCATGGAAGGGACAATTGCCATCAGGGACAGATCTAGAAGGGGCAAAAATACATGTTGGAATATTTGAAGtgtttgaggaggggcatttaaagaagaaactaatattactcccttcgtcccagataattcgtctcagttttctatttcggtccgtcccacataatttgtcttacttcacttttaccatttttggtagtggacctcatattctactaactcattcatactcacattttatttaaaactaatatataaagataagacccacattccacttactttttcaacccacttttcattacaattcttaaaactcgtgcccggtcaaaatgACCCGAATTGCCCggaacaaagggagtaatttttttctataacaGAATTTATACGtagatatgaaattttgagggagggcatttgcccctcctCCTTGCACCTCCTTGCACATTAGATCCATCCCTGATTGCCATCAAAGCACTTCTAATGGCACCAAAGGAATGGGATGGATGTCAGATTGCTTCTTGCTCCAATGTGTAAAGTAACCATCCCTATTTTCAGTACTACTATCAATATGAACCCAAATTCATCATATGAGATGTTTACTATTGTTCTTGAGAGTTGTGTGCTGTTTCTGTTTAgacaatttgattaaattgaaCATAAGTCCTAGCTCTTGTTACACCAAAAATGGGTATTCTTCAGATATCAGACGAAATGAAGCCCCTTCGTTAAGTTgcgataaataaaaatgagatttagTGTATGGGCTGGAGTTGGCATGTTCTTCGTATCTCAGACGAAATGAAGCCCCCCCTTAAGTTgttataaatgtaaatatgtGATAGTTAACCTTCGTcggaatttaaaataagaatactATATTGTGAAATAATCATAACTAATTACAAATTAGGTGTCGACTTGTTGAAAACAAGTTAATATAGATggttttaaacttttaattagtTCAATTATATGGGACAcattgtattattattaagctaaataattaaacaatttaagatttatcaaatgtcattattattcatttattctacgtcatatttatatattattactccatctatTCAggttaagatgacacatttcttaattGGTACGaaattttaggagttgttgattAATGCGATTaattaaagagagaaagaatggatgtaagtattttaaatatttatttgaaaagagaaaaaagtggttggatgttttaattggagatagaaaattaaaaaaaatagaaatatgttattttttagggataaactaaaaagaaaaatgtattcTTAGTTGAGACtatcaaataataaagtttgtataaaatgaaaactatatcatttgtttaatttattttatccactatattagaaaaatggatggtattaaaattagtttgaaattaaatactaatactagtatatattaattgaaatttgagcTTTCCGAAAATTTGTAATTGGGTCAAAACTTAAAGGAATATTGGCACCTTATATCatgaaactttaaaaaaagttgaattttttccacgaactttgaaattagtaaatattaatatcatgaaTGTTACCatgagtttgttattttcaatCAATGAAAGAAATTCGGATATATTaaaagattgaagaacaattttggagggtgtgcttcaagaaaactATCTTCAAGCATTGgaaaacttgaagctctcgTAGTTGTTCTCGAGAAATCACGGCAAAGAAAAAttcgtaaaataaaattatttgtcgaaatttttttattggcgAGAAATAATAAACTCATGATAAAGTTGTGTTCATTGGGAAACTTTTTGAAATTCCATTAGATTAAGTGCcaatatccaaaatttaaattagacGAAGGTGTTggataaatattaaattcggCACGATGAGTATCCATTTCTACAAGCAAAGCCTTCTTCTCCCGCAATTCAGCAAAAAGGGGGCAAATTGAAAGACGTTTTAGTTCACAGAATCGCGGATTTCAATCATCGCAATCATCATTGAAGCCGAAAATTCAGGTGAATTTGAAGCAATTGCCATCACGCAGATTAAAGGGGGAATATGCAGAGAAACAGACGGAGGTGTGAGAGCACTGCAATGGTTTCTATCATCCTCGATCTCCGCCCCGGCGGCGGA
The genomic region above belongs to Salvia hispanica cultivar TCC Black 2014 chromosome 3, UniMelb_Shisp_WGS_1.0, whole genome shotgun sequence and contains:
- the LOC125210464 gene encoding RING-H2 finger protein ATL22-like, whose protein sequence is MNVRSTYLINQDSGTALRHLPFLSSEATSPAATAHLIVRQNLSYDAIQDEVRTVIRGHLQGDKLNQAVFGGYERISSNSIKCVWDKVTRAIETPPKHAEFNVDLRICVTYYYVHMVGSRQYHGLRVYVEEERKRGCCCCICLEKIKTDDVALLMQCKHLFHPKCIVLWMRKSQSCPLCRYQMASTQRIDWKKK